DNA from Deinococcus reticulitermitis:
AAGCCCGCGTGGGTCGAGCATCGTGTCCCATTTCATGCCGTCCTCACGGTTACGTGGGGTGTCGATCGCGCCCATCGGGTAGAGGACGCAGCCGCGCACCCCCTTGCCTTTGAGTTCGTCGTGCAGGCTCAGGACGTAGGCCGCCACCGCCGCCTTGCTCGCGGTGTACAGCGCCGCCTTGGGGCCGCTCAGACGCGCGGCTTGCCCGGCACTGACCGCCAGGATCTGCCCGTCTTTCTGCTTGAGCATGGAGGGCAACACGCCCTGCACCGCGTGAAAGAGGGTGAGCATGTTGGTGTCGAACAGTTCGGCGTACTGCTCGCCGGTCGCTTTCTGGGCGTCTTGTACGGTATAGGCGCCGACCGTGTGCACGAGGGTGTCGACCTTGACCTTACGCAGCGCCTCAACGCTTGCGGGATCGGTGAGGTCAAGGTCGAGGACCTCTTTGGCCGGGTAACGGTCGGCGGCCCAGGCCAGGTCTTCCCCACGCCCGACGAGGACCATCTGTGCGCCCGCGTCTTCGAGTTCCTGAGCGACAGCGTTGGCGAGGGAACCGCCCGCTCCGGTGATCATCACAGTCGAGGAACTGAGGTTAGCCATGCGCTCAGGGTAACGGCTCAGCCGGGGTGCGGGCAGCAACAGAAAGCCAACAACAAGCAAGAAGGGGAAAAAGCCCGCAGGCCCTTTCCCCTGTGAAGCAGCGCCCGGTCTACCAGGCGTAGAAGATCGCGACGATCAGCAGCCACACCACGTCCACGAGGTGCCAGTACAGGCTGGCCGCCGTGATCGAGCCGTGGTTGGTACGGTCCATCTTGCCGGTGAGGGCCTGATAGTACGGCAGGGCGATACCGGTGCCGCCGATCAGGATGTGCAGCCCGTGCAGGCCGACGATGATGAAGAAGCACGATTGCCAGAGGTTCTGCTTCCAGTCACTCTCGGTGCCGAAGAGCGCGAACTCGTAGACCTGGAAGATCATGAACAGCGCGCCGAGCAGCAGCGTGATGAACAGCCCCAGCCGGCCCCAGCTCAGGCGCCCGTGGTGCAGGTCCTGTTCGGCCTTATGCACCACGAACGACGAGCTGACCAGAATCAGCGTGTTCAGGGCCGCGAGCCAGATGTTCGGGCGCAGCACGGGCGGCTCGGCGGCACCGATGATGCGCAGGTACACGTACCCACCGATCAACACCGCGAACAGCCCGACTTCCGAGATGATGAACCAGCTCATGCCCATGAAGCCGTTGTCGTACTTGGTCAGGTGGTGGTGCTCGACCGGCACAGCGTATTCACGGGTCCCCGCCCACTTAAACAGCGAGTAGAAGAACACCGGGAAGCTCAGATACAGGACGACGGTGGCGATCTGGAAGCCCAGCCCCGCCTCGCCGAACGGCTGGAGCCCCGCCTGCGGGGTGTAATTGGTAAACCACCCGAACGACAGGCCGTAGCCCATCAGCAGCAGCGAGAAAGCGGTCATGAAAGGCCAGATGGTGTCCTGCGGCAGATGGATCGTCTTGGGATCGACCGGCGTCAGGGTTTCACCGCTCTTCTCCCAGTCGTACAGCGGGCGCTCGGTGGGGAAGTTCTGCGGGAAGTCGTGCGCGAAGTTATACGCGGCGGGTGGGCTGCTGCTCGTCCACTCCAGCGTGAAGCCGCCCCAGGGGTTGTTGCCGGCCGTGATGGGACGCCGGAACGACTCGAGCATGTTCCAGACCATCACCAGGCCGCCGGCGAAAAGCGTCACGGCACCGATCGTGCTCACGAAGTTCAGCTCGGTCCAGGACCAGTTGCCGGCCGGGTAGGTGTAGTAGCGCCGGGGCATCCCGAGCAGGCCCAGGATGTACTGCGGCAGGAAGGTCAGCCACGAGCCGATCATGAAAAGCCAGAAGTGCCACAGGCCCTTTTTCTCGTCGAGGAAGCGCCCCGTCATCTTGGGCCACCAGTAATAGATGCCCGCCATCGCCAGGAACGCCGTGCCGAACATCATCACGTTATGGAAGTGCGCCACGACGTAGTACGACATGGTGACCTGATAGTCGAAAGGAATGATCCCGAGGCTCACACCCGTGATGCCGCCGATCAGAAAGTTGAAGATAAAGCCGATCAACCAGTAGGTCGGCGTCTTCATGATGATGCGCCCGCCCCACAGCGTGCCGATCAGGTTGAAGATCTTGACCCCGGTGGGCACGGCCACGAGCAGCGTCGAGATCATGAAGGCGATCTGCCAGGCTTCAGGAATGCCGACCGCGAACATGTGGTGCAGCCACACGATGGTGGACACCAGCACGATGGCCAGGATCGAGTACACCATCACCCGGTAGCCGAACAGCGGCTTGCGCGCCATGGTGGAGGCGACTTCCGCGCCGATGCCGAGGTAAGGCAGCAGCATCACGTACACGGCGGGGTGCGAATAGAACCAGAAAAACTGCTGATAGAGCACCGGCACGCCGCCGATGCCGGGGTTGAACATGCTCAGCCCCAGCTTGATCTCGAGATAGGTCG
Protein-coding regions in this window:
- a CDS encoding SDR family oxidoreductase; protein product: MANLSSSTVMITGAGGSLANAVAQELEDAGAQMVLVGRGEDLAWAADRYPAKEVLDLDLTDPASVEALRKVKVDTLVHTVGAYTVQDAQKATGEQYAELFDTNMLTLFHAVQGVLPSMLKQKDGQILAVSAGQAARLSGPKAALYTASKAAVAAYVLSLHDELKGKGVRGCVLYPMGAIDTPRNREDGMKWDTMLDPRGLAKSVAHILTRPDRAHITELKVYPDEEE
- a CDS encoding cbb3-type cytochrome c oxidase subunit I, with amino-acid sequence MTVHAPLPEQTQAGPRRGVWEVVKDYMMTTDHKKIGLLYMIVSIAGFGLGGLLALAIRIQLALPEQALLVGTTYNQVLTMHAALMLFFFLIPLGLFGFGNYFLPLQLGVRDVALPRLNTFAVWLFVASLLLVITGFWNGGMPSVGWTFYYPLTLDGNQTGVSVFMVALILNGLGSLLGSANFAATIVNLRTPGMGLWKMPVFAWSIFATSILQLLTLGGLTAAALTTYLEIKLGLSMFNPGIGGVPVLYQQFFWFYSHPAVYVMLLPYLGIGAEVASTMARKPLFGYRVMVYSILAIVLVSTIVWLHHMFAVGIPEAWQIAFMISTLLVAVPTGVKIFNLIGTLWGGRIIMKTPTYWLIGFIFNFLIGGITGVSLGIIPFDYQVTMSYYVVAHFHNVMMFGTAFLAMAGIYYWWPKMTGRFLDEKKGLWHFWLFMIGSWLTFLPQYILGLLGMPRRYYTYPAGNWSWTELNFVSTIGAVTLFAGGLVMVWNMLESFRRPITAGNNPWGGFTLEWTSSSPPAAYNFAHDFPQNFPTERPLYDWEKSGETLTPVDPKTIHLPQDTIWPFMTAFSLLLMGYGLSFGWFTNYTPQAGLQPFGEAGLGFQIATVVLYLSFPVFFYSLFKWAGTREYAVPVEHHHLTKYDNGFMGMSWFIISEVGLFAVLIGGYVYLRIIGAAEPPVLRPNIWLAALNTLILVSSSFVVHKAEQDLHHGRLSWGRLGLFITLLLGALFMIFQVYEFALFGTESDWKQNLWQSCFFIIVGLHGLHILIGGTGIALPYYQALTGKMDRTNHGSITAASLYWHLVDVVWLLIVAIFYAW